One Elusimicrobiota bacterium genomic region harbors:
- the radA gene encoding DNA repair protein RadA, giving the protein MAKETTQFICQECGYQSTKWLGKCPDCEKWNSFVEEHKVPTNRGRTPITSFSSQVKKIDEISDTLCLKNRYQTTINEFDNLLGGGVVDGQMILVGGEPGIGKSTLLLQVAGHLSRQFNCLYVSGEESIEQLKLRANRLKIKDGNLFLVSETLLSEIVLKIKENKPKFVFIDSIQTMYRDDIESAPGSVSQVRETTAELLNISKSLSITTFICGHVTKEGTLAGPRVLEHIVDTVLYFSSEQHHTYRILRCFKNRFGSTNEIGIFEMQEDGLKEVKNPSEIFIGDKPKNVSGSVITCIIEGVRPILLEVQALVSSTPLPVPRRQFSGPDYNRVTIIIAVLEKRIGLRLSNQDIFVNVVGGIKTKEPSSDLAVACAIASAAGNFTVPVKIGIVGEVGLTGEVRAVTHISQRLSEFEKLGFEKCIIPKVNSKGIDGKSGMKIIPVETVFEAIEKIKS; this is encoded by the coding sequence ATGGCAAAAGAAACAACTCAATTTATATGCCAGGAATGCGGGTATCAATCCACAAAGTGGCTGGGTAAATGTCCAGACTGCGAGAAATGGAATTCTTTTGTTGAAGAACATAAAGTACCGACAAACAGAGGCAGAACACCTATAACAAGTTTTTCATCGCAAGTAAAAAAGATTGATGAAATATCAGATACGTTGTGTCTGAAGAATAGATATCAGACGACAATAAATGAGTTTGATAATTTGCTTGGCGGCGGGGTTGTAGACGGGCAAATGATTTTAGTCGGTGGGGAACCCGGTATAGGAAAATCAACGTTACTTTTGCAGGTAGCAGGTCATCTTTCCAGGCAGTTTAATTGCTTGTATGTTTCCGGTGAGGAATCAATTGAACAATTGAAGCTGCGGGCTAACCGGCTAAAAATTAAAGATGGTAATCTGTTCTTAGTGTCAGAAACATTGCTTTCTGAAATAGTTTTAAAAATTAAAGAAAACAAACCAAAATTTGTTTTTATTGATTCAATACAGACAATGTATCGTGATGATATTGAATCAGCTCCCGGCAGTGTTTCACAGGTAAGGGAGACAACAGCAGAGCTTTTAAATATAAGTAAATCACTTTCCATTACAACGTTTATATGCGGGCATGTTACAAAGGAAGGTACACTTGCAGGTCCCAGGGTTTTGGAGCATATTGTTGATACTGTCCTTTATTTCAGTTCTGAACAACACCATACATATCGTATTTTGAGATGTTTTAAAAACAGGTTCGGTTCTACAAATGAGATAGGAATTTTTGAAATGCAGGAAGATGGGTTAAAAGAAGTTAAAAATCCGTCTGAAATATTCATCGGTGACAAACCAAAAAATGTTTCAGGTAGCGTAATAACCTGCATTATTGAAGGTGTTCGCCCCATTTTATTAGAAGTCCAGGCGTTAGTATCATCTACTCCGCTTCCTGTTCCAAGAAGGCAATTTTCCGGACCTGACTATAACAGGGTAACAATTATTATTGCGGTTTTAGAAAAACGTATAGGACTTCGGCTTTCAAATCAGGATATTTTTGTAAATGTGGTCGGTGGTATTAAGACAAAAGAACCGTCTTCAGATTTAGCGGTTGCTTGTGCGATTGCTTCCGCGGCAGGAAATTTTACCGTACCGGTCAAGATAGGAATTGTCGGTGAAGTGGGATTGACAGGCGAAGTAAGGGCTGTAACACATATATCTCAGAGGTTAAGTGAATTTGAAAAGCTCGGGTTTGAAA
- a CDS encoding MlaD family protein: MKQETKVGMVIIVGLLVFAIAIMILSGVRVFERGYKINILFNDIQGLLKQAKVQVAGVNVGYVKDIILEGDRARVNVWLNSDVKIHKDSAAYIFSSGIIGVKFIQLTSGTTFYELLKDEDVITGVDPISIDKMFEKTQTAVNSLLDSLKGLTGDTSIKMTIDNLNKFSSDLTVISREVRKSVSDGRFDRISKKLDNTLTSLESLSKSAENGDGLLGKLFSDKKLEKDFRETISSMRVFSKVMEDAPSSWIVDDKKAKEIKKNLEKETKKEQ, from the coding sequence ATGAAACAAGAAACAAAAGTGGGCATGGTGATTATTGTCGGTTTGTTAGTTTTTGCCATTGCTATTATGATTTTATCGGGTGTACGGGTTTTTGAAAGAGGATACAAAATTAATATTTTATTTAACGATATCCAGGGTTTGCTAAAACAGGCAAAAGTGCAAGTCGCCGGTGTCAATGTCGGTTATGTAAAAGATATCATACTGGAAGGTGATAGAGCACGAGTTAACGTGTGGCTTAATAGTGACGTTAAAATTCATAAGGATTCAGCAGCTTATATATTCTCTTCCGGGATTATAGGTGTAAAGTTCATTCAGCTGACTTCCGGAACTACGTTTTATGAACTTTTGAAAGATGAGGATGTTATTACAGGTGTTGATCCTATCTCAATTGATAAAATGTTTGAGAAAACACAAACTGCGGTAAATTCGCTTCTTGATTCATTAAAGGGTTTAACCGGAGATACAAGTATAAAAATGACAATTGATAACCTGAATAAGTTTTCTAGTGATTTAACTGTTATATCGAGAGAAGTGAGAAAATCAGTTTCAGACGGCAGGTTTGACCGTATTTCAAAAAAATTAGACAATACGCTTACTTCTTTGGAAAGTCTTTCGAAGTCAGCAGAAAACGGCGACGGGCTGCTTGGTAAACTTTTTTCTGATAAGAAGCTTGAAAAAGATTTCAGGGAGACTATTTCCAGTATGCGGGTTTTTAGTAAAGTAATGGAGGATGCTCCTTCCAGTTGGATTGTGGATGATAAAAAAGCAAAAGAAATTAAAAAGAATCTGGAAAAAGAAACTAAAAAAGAACAATGA